A window from Candidatus Methylomirabilota bacterium encodes these proteins:
- a CDS encoding MFS transporter, with the protein MSNGSPTALLLNAGHALDHLFLLIFATAVAAIAAEWGMLWQDLMPYTVGAFVMFGLGSLPAGRLGDLWGRRAMIVVFFLGMGVSGLLIATSTGVWSLAAALTVMGVFASVYHPVGIPMLVQQSRNPGFTIGLNGLAGNLGIAIAAVLTGFLVKYAGWRAAFAVPAGIALLCAVLFLALVPKEDMPPARRPKRSVDLPRSVMARVLLVMTLAAISSSLIFNFTTNGNGHLLAERLAGLIDDPATLGVLLAIVYTVASFAQLVVGKLIDRYPLKWVYLPVVAMQAPLFLLAAGAGGWPLYVAVLGFMIFVFGAIPFVDAMIVQYVDDRMRSRVAGVRLAVSFGVSSLAVYLLGPTVKAAGFGTLLVAMAVMAAFTTFCVLLLPGRIPTTEARAPLAVVPAAPGR; encoded by the coding sequence ATGTCCAACGGGAGCCCGACGGCCCTTCTGCTGAATGCCGGCCACGCGCTGGACCACCTGTTCCTGCTCATCTTCGCGACCGCGGTGGCGGCGATCGCCGCCGAGTGGGGCATGCTGTGGCAGGATCTCATGCCCTACACGGTGGGCGCCTTCGTGATGTTCGGCCTGGGCTCGCTGCCGGCCGGCCGCCTCGGTGACCTGTGGGGCCGGCGCGCCATGATCGTGGTGTTCTTCCTGGGCATGGGCGTTTCCGGCCTGTTGATCGCCACGTCCACCGGGGTGTGGTCGCTGGCGGCCGCGCTGACGGTGATGGGCGTCTTCGCGTCGGTCTACCATCCGGTCGGTATCCCGATGCTCGTGCAGCAGTCGCGGAACCCGGGGTTCACCATCGGCCTCAACGGCCTCGCCGGCAACCTCGGTATCGCCATCGCCGCCGTCCTGACCGGGTTCCTCGTCAAGTACGCCGGATGGCGGGCCGCCTTCGCCGTCCCCGCCGGCATCGCGCTGCTCTGCGCGGTGCTCTTCCTGGCGCTGGTCCCCAAAGAGGACATGCCGCCGGCCCGGCGGCCGAAGCGCTCGGTGGATCTGCCCCGCTCGGTGATGGCGCGGGTGCTCCTGGTCATGACCCTGGCCGCCATCTCCAGCAGCCTGATCTTCAACTTCACCACCAACGGCAACGGCCACCTGCTGGCCGAGCGCCTGGCCGGGCTGATCGACGACCCGGCCACGCTGGGCGTGCTCCTGGCGATCGTCTACACGGTGGCCTCGTTCGCCCAGCTCGTGGTCGGCAAGCTCATCGACCGCTACCCGCTCAAGTGGGTGTACCTGCCCGTCGTGGCCATGCAGGCGCCCCTGTTCCTCCTGGCCGCGGGGGCGGGCGGCTGGCCACTCTACGTGGCCGTCCTGGGCTTCATGATCTTCGTCTTCGGGGCCATTCCCTTCGTGGACGCCATGATCGTGCAGTACGTCGACGACCGGATGCGCTCGCGCGTGGCCGGCGTACGACTGGCCGTGTCGTTCGGCGTCAGCTCGCTCGCCGTCTACCTGCTCGGGCCCACGGTCAAGGCGGCCGGCTTCGGCACGCTGCTGGTGGCCATGGCGGTCATGGCGGCCTTCACCACCTTTTGCGTCCTGCTCTTGCCCGGCCGGATCCCGACCACCGAAGCCCGGGCGCCGCTGGCCGTCGTCCCCGCGGCGCCGGGCCGCTGA
- a CDS encoding isocitrate lyase/phosphoenolpyruvate mutase family protein produces MTQLEKATRFRALHEGPGAFVIPNPWDAGSARLLASLGFLALATSSGACAGVLGRRDGQVTRDEALAHARAIVEATDLPVSADLEKGFGDAKAVVAQTIRLAAAVGLVGASIEDATGDKDRPRYDIGQATERIAAAVEAARGLGFPFTLTARTENFLRGHPDLDDTIRRLQAFEKAGADVLMAPGLPDLAAVRDVCAAVSRPVNFMAGIKGKSFTVPELAEAGVRRISLATSLYRAAMTGLLGAAREVKDKGTFGYLDASLTTAELNALLSA; encoded by the coding sequence ATGACCCAGCTGGAGAAGGCCACCCGCTTTCGCGCGTTGCACGAGGGGCCGGGGGCGTTCGTGATCCCGAACCCCTGGGACGCCGGCTCGGCGCGCCTCCTGGCCAGCCTGGGGTTCCTGGCGCTGGCCACGTCCAGCGGCGCCTGCGCCGGCGTGCTCGGCCGGCGCGACGGCCAGGTGACGCGTGACGAGGCGCTGGCCCACGCGCGCGCCATCGTGGAGGCGACCGATCTGCCGGTGTCGGCCGATCTCGAGAAGGGTTTTGGCGACGCCAAGGCCGTGGTGGCGCAGACGATCCGCCTGGCCGCGGCCGTCGGGCTGGTCGGCGCCTCGATCGAGGACGCGACCGGGGACAAGGACAGGCCGCGCTACGACATCGGCCAGGCGACCGAGCGGATCGCCGCGGCCGTGGAGGCGGCCCGCGGCCTCGGGTTCCCGTTCACCCTGACGGCCCGGACCGAGAATTTCCTGCGCGGCCACCCGGACCTCGACGACACGATCCGACGGCTGCAGGCCTTCGAGAAGGCCGGGGCCGACGTGCTGATGGCGCCAGGATTGCCCGATCTGGCCGCCGTGCGGGACGTGTGCGCGGCCGTCTCGAGACCCGTCAACTTCATGGCCGGCATCAAGGGCAAGTCGTTCACCGTCCCCGAGCTGGCGGAGGCCGGCGTGCGGCGGATCAGCCTGGCCACCTCGCTCTATCGCGCGGCGATGACGGGGCTGCTCGGTGCCGCGCGCGAGGTCAAGGACAAGGGCACGTTCGGCTACCTGGATGCTTCGCTGACCACCGCGGAGCTGAACGCGCTGCTGTCGGCCTGA
- a CDS encoding DUF1326 domain-containing protein — MTDIPAWHIVGDWFDNCSCAVACPCTFAQAPDNGACESVLFWHIQRGHYGDVNLDGLSFVRVGRWEGDLWAGKAKGAAGLFIDERADERQAEALPLIIGGRAGGFPAEVAALFTEGRQVRGVERARISFEIAPDRGHWGVEIAGKVKAWAKALTGPTSLPGKYPQLMNAPGCETGPGPQLVTWGKSTLCSVNAFGYTFQWTTNSSKHIPFDWTGP; from the coding sequence ATGACCGACATTCCGGCCTGGCACATCGTGGGCGACTGGTTCGACAACTGCAGCTGCGCGGTGGCCTGCCCCTGCACGTTCGCGCAGGCTCCGGACAACGGGGCCTGCGAGTCGGTCCTGTTCTGGCACATCCAGCGCGGCCACTACGGCGACGTCAATCTCGACGGGCTCAGCTTCGTGCGGGTGGGGCGCTGGGAAGGCGATCTGTGGGCCGGCAAGGCCAAGGGGGCGGCCGGGCTCTTCATCGACGAGCGCGCCGACGAACGCCAGGCCGAGGCGCTGCCTCTCATCATCGGGGGCCGCGCCGGCGGCTTTCCCGCCGAGGTCGCCGCGCTGTTCACCGAAGGCCGCCAGGTCCGTGGCGTCGAGCGGGCCAGGATCTCGTTCGAGATCGCGCCCGACCGCGGCCACTGGGGTGTGGAGATCGCGGGCAAGGTGAAGGCCTGGGCCAAGGCGCTGACGGGACCGACCAGCCTGCCGGGAAAGTATCCGCAGCTCATGAACGCGCCGGGCTGCGAGACCGGACCGGGTCCCCAGCTGGTGACCTGGGGCAAGTCGACCCTCTGCTCCGTGAACGCCTTCGGCTACACGTTTCAGTGGACGACGAACTCGAGCAAACACATCCCATTCGACTGGACCGGCCCGTGA
- a CDS encoding LLM class flavin-dependent oxidoreductase: MDFGTFLLLQSPSARSSQEIYARGIELAQAAESLGFGNIWLAEHHFSTYGYLSRPTQLASYIAAKTTRLRVGTAVIVVPLHHPLVVAEEIATLDVLSGGRLDVGLGRGYQPYEFERFGLDLATGRARWDESIDIIMKALAGQPFSYDGKFFKIPETMVFPQPVQQPRPPVWITAQSPESLEGAVRRGFNVLTGGFGISIDRLAEFRRLFDRVVAEVKPAEPLEVGAQRAVYVADSQAEARAAADEARWNMRVTLSLRNHYERVERGRAVPVPAPSEPDIDDLLDRFLVIGTPDVCIRQIKRLQDQVGITHFNCSFWFADVDQPRVLRSMERFAREVMPAFR, encoded by the coding sequence ATGGACTTCGGCACGTTCCTGCTCCTGCAGTCCCCCTCCGCCCGCTCTTCGCAGGAGATCTACGCGCGGGGCATCGAACTCGCGCAGGCGGCCGAGTCGCTCGGCTTCGGCAACATCTGGCTCGCCGAGCACCACTTCTCGACCTACGGCTACCTCTCGCGCCCCACCCAGCTGGCCTCGTACATCGCGGCCAAGACCACGCGGCTGCGGGTGGGCACGGCCGTCATCGTCGTGCCGCTGCATCACCCGCTGGTGGTCGCCGAGGAGATCGCCACCCTGGACGTGCTGTCCGGCGGGCGGCTTGATGTCGGGCTGGGACGGGGGTATCAGCCCTACGAGTTCGAGCGCTTCGGCCTGGACCTGGCTACCGGGCGGGCCCGGTGGGATGAGTCGATCGACATCATCATGAAGGCCCTCGCCGGGCAGCCCTTCAGCTACGACGGCAAGTTCTTCAAGATCCCCGAGACCATGGTGTTTCCCCAGCCGGTCCAGCAGCCGCGCCCACCCGTCTGGATCACGGCCCAGAGCCCGGAGTCCCTGGAAGGCGCGGTGCGGCGGGGGTTCAACGTGCTCACCGGGGGGTTCGGCATCTCCATCGACCGGCTGGCCGAGTTCCGGCGGCTCTTCGACCGCGTCGTGGCCGAGGTCAAGCCGGCCGAGCCGCTGGAGGTCGGAGCGCAGCGGGCCGTCTACGTGGCGGACAGCCAGGCCGAAGCCCGGGCCGCCGCCGACGAGGCTCGCTGGAACATGCGGGTGACCCTGAGCCTGCGCAACCACTACGAGCGGGTCGAGCGCGGCCGGGCCGTCCCCGTGCCGGCGCCCAGCGAACCCGACATCGACGACCTGCTCGACCGCTTCCTCGTCATCGGGACGCCCGACGTGTGCATCCGCCAGATCAAGCGCCTCCAGGACCAGGTCGGCATCACGCACTTCAACTGCAGCTTCTGGTTCGCCGACGTCGATCAGCCGCGGGTGCTGCGCTCGATGGAGCGTTTCGCCCGGGAGGTCATGCCGGCGTTTCGGTGA
- a CDS encoding SMP-30/gluconolactonase/LRE family protein: protein MGDALSDVLVTTDAERLATGFVFTEGPLWHPDGFFYFVDIRRSELHRLRPGKPPELVRSDTGEGNGTTFDLQGRLVICEGGNRRVTRWTDGPRGEVLVDRYEGKRLNRPNDVVCASDGSLYFTDPGLRRPLAERELPYAGVYRIAPDGTTTLVADCEYPNGLAFSPDERILYVANSRWTAYIHALELDAGGRLVRRRIFADMSSDETEGVPDGMKVDVEGRVYCTGPGGTWVFAPDGQRLGIIRMPEVPANLAFGGPDLRTLLLTARTSLYALRVKVPGQPHPWYLTRSRARAGQRG from the coding sequence ATGGGCGACGCACTGTCGGACGTCCTCGTGACCACGGACGCGGAACGCCTGGCCACGGGATTCGTCTTCACGGAAGGGCCCCTGTGGCACCCCGACGGCTTCTTCTACTTCGTCGACATTCGCCGGAGCGAGCTGCACCGTCTGCGCCCCGGCAAACCCCCCGAGCTCGTCAGGAGCGATACCGGCGAGGGCAATGGCACGACGTTCGACCTGCAGGGCCGCCTCGTCATCTGCGAGGGAGGCAACCGGCGGGTCACCCGCTGGACCGACGGGCCGCGGGGCGAGGTCCTGGTGGACCGCTACGAAGGCAAACGCCTCAACCGCCCCAACGACGTGGTGTGCGCCTCCGACGGCAGCCTCTACTTCACCGATCCCGGCTTGCGCCGGCCCCTGGCCGAGCGCGAGCTGCCCTACGCCGGCGTCTACCGCATCGCGCCCGACGGGACGACCACGCTGGTCGCGGACTGCGAGTATCCGAACGGCCTGGCCTTCTCGCCGGACGAGCGCATCCTCTACGTGGCCAACAGCCGCTGGACGGCGTACATCCACGCCCTGGAGCTGGACGCCGGCGGCCGGCTGGTGCGGCGGCGGATCTTCGCCGACATGTCGTCGGACGAGACGGAGGGCGTCCCCGACGGCATGAAGGTCGACGTGGAAGGCCGGGTCTACTGCACGGGACCCGGCGGCACCTGGGTCTTCGCGCCCGACGGCCAGCGCCTGGGGATCATTCGCATGCCCGAGGTGCCGGCCAACCTCGCCTTCGGCGGCCCCGACCTCCGCACGCTCTTGCTCACCGCCCGCACCTCGCTCTACGCCCTGCGCGTCAAGGTGCCGGGCCAGCCCCATCCCTGGTATCTCACGCGCTCCCGGGCGCGGGCGGGACAGAGAGGATGA
- a CDS encoding mandelate racemase/muconate lactonizing enzyme family protein, whose amino-acid sequence MKVTAVTPFIVDSGSGKNWLFVKVETSDGLHGWGESYTQADRDQSIAAHVRQLGRYLVGRDAGQIRHFTHWAYHDFAAKRGAMDFWSAVSGIEQALWDLAGKRLGVPVVSLLGGPCRERIRVYANGWYAGARTAEAYAAKARATVARGFTALKFDPFPGPWRTHIAREAERQAVETVRAVREAVGPSVDLLIEVHRRLAPMHAVRVARLLEPFDPFWYEEPVSARDLRALVECRRQIRIPIVTGEELYTRYEFRDVLERRAADIINPDVCNVGGIDELRSIAAMAEAAHVVVSPHNYNSTTVGLAATVQVAAAIPNFLITEYFMNFEPRGEEVAVAPLRVERGYLAVPTAPGLGIELRENVLTRYAGRDLPARPVPTPRDEGP is encoded by the coding sequence ATGAAAGTGACGGCGGTCACCCCCTTCATCGTCGATTCGGGATCCGGCAAGAACTGGCTGTTCGTCAAGGTCGAGACGTCCGACGGCCTGCACGGCTGGGGGGAGTCGTACACGCAGGCCGACCGGGATCAGTCCATCGCGGCACACGTGCGGCAACTCGGGCGCTATCTCGTGGGACGCGACGCCGGCCAGATCCGTCACTTCACGCACTGGGCCTACCACGATTTCGCGGCCAAGCGTGGGGCCATGGACTTCTGGAGCGCCGTGAGCGGGATCGAGCAGGCCCTGTGGGATCTGGCCGGCAAGCGCCTCGGGGTGCCCGTGGTGAGTCTGCTCGGCGGTCCCTGCCGCGAGCGGATCCGCGTCTACGCCAACGGCTGGTACGCGGGGGCGAGGACGGCGGAGGCCTACGCGGCGAAGGCCCGGGCCACGGTGGCCCGGGGCTTCACCGCGCTCAAGTTCGACCCGTTCCCCGGACCGTGGCGGACCCACATCGCGCGCGAGGCCGAGCGGCAGGCGGTGGAGACGGTGCGCGCCGTGCGGGAAGCGGTGGGACCCTCGGTGGATCTCCTGATCGAGGTCCACCGGCGGCTGGCCCCCATGCACGCCGTGCGGGTGGCCCGCCTGCTGGAGCCCTTCGATCCCTTCTGGTACGAGGAGCCCGTGTCGGCCCGCGACCTGCGCGCCCTGGTCGAGTGCCGTCGTCAGATCCGGATACCGATCGTCACCGGGGAAGAGCTCTACACGCGATACGAGTTCCGCGACGTGCTCGAGCGGCGGGCCGCCGACATCATCAACCCCGACGTGTGCAACGTGGGAGGCATCGACGAGCTACGGTCGATCGCGGCCATGGCCGAGGCCGCTCACGTGGTAGTCTCGCCCCACAACTACAACAGCACCACCGTGGGCCTGGCCGCCACCGTGCAAGTGGCGGCGGCCATCCCGAACTTCTTGATCACCGAATACTTCATGAACTTCGAGCCGCGCGGCGAGGAGGTGGCGGTGGCGCCGTTGCGGGTCGAGCGGGGCTATCTGGCCGTGCCCACCGCGCCCGGGCTGGGCATCGAGCTGCGGGAGAACGTGCTGACGCGCTATGCCGGCCGCGATTTGCCGGCCCGGCCGGTGCCCACGCCCCGCGACGAGGGCCCTTAG
- a CDS encoding HD domain-containing protein codes for MNTLELAEAAERAMIQELDRLIVVKSVIYTSGERDPRRPIQRPPGNGKTYVMGHDPRLPRMPDKPTLFDFFRYRFGPANHLLQSARLARKNGVDEKIVLACLLHDIANIGFIRGDHGYWGAQLVEPYVDEEVSWAIRYHQALRFYPDESVGYKYPDSYIKLFGPDYKPEPYIERDYQDARNHKWYMSARLICVNDLYAFDPNVQVELEEFEDVVGRHFRQPPEGLGFDASPAAHMWRTIMWPTKYL; via the coding sequence ATGAACACACTCGAACTGGCCGAGGCAGCCGAGCGGGCGATGATCCAGGAGCTGGACCGCTTGATCGTGGTCAAGTCGGTCATCTACACCTCGGGCGAGCGCGATCCCCGGCGTCCTATCCAGCGGCCCCCGGGCAACGGCAAGACGTACGTGATGGGGCACGATCCGCGCCTGCCTCGCATGCCCGACAAGCCGACCCTGTTCGATTTCTTCCGCTACCGCTTCGGCCCCGCCAACCACCTGCTGCAGAGCGCGCGGCTGGCCCGCAAGAACGGGGTCGACGAGAAGATCGTCCTGGCGTGCCTGCTGCACGACATCGCCAACATCGGCTTCATCCGAGGCGACCACGGGTACTGGGGCGCCCAGCTCGTCGAGCCCTACGTCGACGAGGAGGTGAGCTGGGCCATCCGCTACCATCAGGCCCTGCGCTTCTATCCCGACGAGTCGGTCGGCTACAAGTACCCCGACAGCTACATCAAGCTCTTCGGCCCGGACTACAAGCCCGAGCCCTACATCGAGCGGGACTACCAGGACGCCCGCAACCACAAGTGGTACATGAGCGCGCGGCTGATCTGCGTGAACGACCTCTACGCCTTCGACCCCAACGTGCAGGTCGAGCTCGAGGAGTTCGAGGACGTGGTCGGCCGTCATTTCCGGCAGCCCCCCGAAGGGCTGGGCTTCGACGCCAGCCCCGCGGCCCACATGTGGCGCACCATCATGTGGCCGACCAAGTACCTGTGA
- a CDS encoding xanthine dehydrogenase family protein molybdopterin-binding subunit, whose amino-acid sequence MASFLSSRTRVAREGFGKPVRRREDARLVTGRGCYTDDVSLPGQAFACFVRSPHAHARIRRIDPAGALAVPGVLAVLTGADSAADGLQPIPHRPVPTNPHEVPLRSPDGSPFFISVHRPLPADRARFVGEAVAMVIAETAAAARDGAEQIAVDFEPLPAVTTTAQAAAGGAPIVWEESKSNVCVDSQAGDAAVTDAAFRRAAHVVRLQTQVNRVTGVPMEPRAALAVWDEADGRYTLYAGSGGSVRIKSDLAGTLGVPESAVRVVAREVGGNYGTRNAFYPEFALIAWAARRLKRPVKWTGDRREGFLTDYQARDLVCHIELALDADGTFLALRGVNTSNVGAHGVSFIPLAKGVAVLPSVYHVPAAAVRGQGVHSHTAPTYPYRSAGRPEVMFALERLIDLAARRHGFDRVELRRRNLVPPTAMPYRNPLGLLYDSGDYPAAQDRAIALADWAGFEARRAEARRRGRYRGIGMANYLELNTGAPRERAEITVRPSGEIDVVIGTLSAGQGHETSLAQLIAEWFDVELAGVRMITGDTDVASVGGGSHSGRSMRLGAVVMARACDEIVERGRRQAAWLLEAADVDIELVGHRFTVRGTDRSVDLFEVAAAALRADAPAELRGPLVGTGDETMSVPSYPYGCAVCEVEVDPDTGVTEIVRYTTVDDVGRAVNPLILEGQAHGGIAAGVGQALWEQCAYDADTGQLHSATFMDYAVPRADAVPSFTTELSEVPSTSNPLGLRGGGEGGTTPALAAVVNAIVDALAELGVEHVEMPATPERVWRAIQDARSSSRA is encoded by the coding sequence ATGGCGTCGTTCCTCAGCTCCCGCACCCGTGTCGCTCGCGAGGGCTTCGGCAAGCCCGTTCGCCGCCGGGAGGATGCGCGCCTGGTCACGGGGCGGGGATGCTACACGGACGACGTCTCGCTCCCCGGTCAGGCCTTCGCCTGTTTCGTGCGCTCGCCGCACGCCCACGCCCGCATCCGCCGGATCGACCCGGCCGGCGCCCTGGCCGTCCCCGGCGTGCTCGCCGTCCTGACCGGCGCGGATTCCGCCGCCGACGGCCTGCAGCCGATCCCGCACCGCCCGGTGCCGACCAATCCGCACGAGGTGCCGCTGCGCAGTCCCGACGGCTCGCCATTCTTCATCTCGGTCCATCGGCCGCTGCCCGCCGACCGGGCCCGTTTCGTGGGCGAGGCCGTGGCCATGGTCATCGCCGAGACGGCGGCGGCGGCTCGCGATGGCGCCGAGCAGATCGCCGTGGACTTCGAGCCGCTGCCGGCCGTCACCACCACCGCCCAGGCGGCCGCCGGGGGCGCGCCGATCGTCTGGGAGGAGTCGAAATCCAACGTGTGCGTCGATTCCCAGGCCGGCGATGCCGCCGTCACCGACGCCGCCTTCCGCCGGGCCGCCCACGTGGTGCGACTGCAGACGCAGGTGAATCGGGTCACCGGAGTGCCCATGGAGCCGCGGGCGGCACTCGCCGTCTGGGACGAGGCCGACGGACGCTACACGCTCTACGCCGGCTCGGGCGGCTCGGTCCGCATCAAGAGCGATCTGGCTGGCACGCTGGGCGTGCCCGAGAGCGCTGTGCGCGTGGTGGCCCGGGAGGTCGGCGGCAATTACGGCACGCGCAACGCCTTCTACCCCGAGTTCGCTTTGATCGCGTGGGCGGCCCGGCGCCTGAAGCGGCCCGTGAAGTGGACCGGCGATCGCCGGGAAGGCTTCCTCACCGACTATCAGGCGCGCGACCTCGTCTGCCACATCGAGCTGGCCCTGGACGCCGACGGCACGTTTCTCGCCCTGCGCGGCGTGAACACGAGCAACGTCGGCGCGCACGGCGTGTCCTTCATCCCCCTGGCCAAGGGCGTGGCGGTGCTACCCAGCGTCTACCACGTGCCGGCCGCGGCGGTGCGGGGCCAGGGCGTGCACAGCCACACGGCGCCGACCTATCCGTATCGCAGCGCGGGCCGGCCGGAGGTGATGTTCGCGCTGGAGCGGCTGATCGACCTGGCCGCGCGCCGCCACGGCTTCGACCGTGTCGAGCTGCGCCGCCGCAACCTGGTGCCGCCGACGGCGATGCCGTATCGCAACCCGCTCGGCCTGCTCTACGACAGCGGCGACTACCCGGCGGCGCAGGACCGGGCGATCGCTCTGGCCGACTGGGCCGGCTTCGAGGCGCGCCGGGCCGAAGCGCGCCGGCGCGGCCGGTATCGGGGCATCGGGATGGCCAACTACCTGGAGCTCAACACCGGCGCGCCGCGCGAGCGGGCCGAGATCACCGTGCGCCCCTCCGGCGAGATCGACGTGGTGATCGGTACGCTGTCGGCCGGGCAGGGCCACGAGACGAGCCTGGCCCAGCTCATCGCCGAGTGGTTCGACGTGGAGCTGGCCGGGGTGCGAATGATCACCGGCGACACCGACGTGGCGTCGGTGGGGGGCGGGTCGCACTCGGGGCGTTCGATGCGGCTCGGCGCCGTGGTGATGGCCAGGGCCTGCGACGAGATCGTCGAGCGGGGCAGGCGCCAGGCCGCCTGGCTGCTGGAGGCGGCCGACGTCGACATCGAGCTGGTGGGGCACCGGTTCACGGTGAGGGGGACCGATCGTTCGGTCGACCTCTTCGAGGTAGCGGCGGCCGCGCTGCGGGCGGACGCCCCCGCGGAGCTGCGCGGGCCGCTGGTTGGTACCGGGGACGAGACCATGAGCGTGCCCTCGTACCCGTACGGCTGCGCGGTGTGCGAGGTGGAGGTCGACCCGGACACCGGCGTGACCGAAATCGTGCGGTACACCACGGTCGACGACGTGGGGCGCGCCGTCAATCCCCTGATCCTCGAAGGGCAGGCCCACGGCGGCATCGCCGCCGGCGTGGGGCAGGCGCTGTGGGAGCAGTGCGCCTACGATGCCGACACCGGCCAGCTCCACTCGGCGACGTTCATGGATTACGCTGTCCCGCGCGCCGACGCCGTGCCGTCGTTCACCACCGAGCTCAGCGAAGTGCCCTCGACCTCCAATCCCCTGGGCCTCCGTGGCGGCGGCGAGGGCGGCACCACGCCCGCGCTGG